In Odontesthes bonariensis isolate fOdoBon6 chromosome 9, fOdoBon6.hap1, whole genome shotgun sequence, the following proteins share a genomic window:
- the kcne4 gene encoding potassium voltage-gated channel subfamily E member 4, whose protein sequence is MEHPENSTESTKRLFVNTPSSMESQADRGDGNAYLYILIVMSFYGVFLCGIMLGYFRSKRKEKRRINIFTRLVHEEEQREWGALPKKHSLTFPAAVSGLRSVQVPMPFCGNHGKQFGHLHYEGPLPSPFACALCTEQSSISSLCSSADTRFTIEEESDSGTAEEPEENAKGGSENSADDSG, encoded by the coding sequence ATGGAACACCCGGAGAACTCTACAGAATCAACCAAACGTCTCTTCGTGAACACGCCGAGCAGCATGGAATCCCAGGCAGACAGAGGCGACGGGAACGCGTACCTCTATATATTAATCGTCATGTCTTTTTACGGAGTATTCCTCTGTGGTATAATGCTGGGCTACTTCCGCTCCAAGAGGAAAGAGAAAAGGAGGATCAACATCTTTACGCGCCTGGTACACGAGGAGGAGCAGCGGGAGTGGGGCGCTCTGCCCAAGAAGCACAGCCTCACTTTTCCAGCCGCAGTCTCGGGGCTGCGCTCGGTTCAGGTGCCAATGCCTTTCTGTGGTAACCACGGCAAACAATTTGGACACCTCCATTATGAGGGCCCCCTGCCTTCTCCGTTTGCGTGCGCATTGTGCACGGAGCAGAGCAGCATCAGCTCCCTGTGCTCCTCCGCGGACACGCGCTTCACTATCGAGGAAGAGTCGGACAGCGGCACAGCGGAGGAACCGGAGGAGAACGCCAAGGGCGGATCGGAGAACAGCGCAGACGATTCGGGCTGA